One stretch of Ipomoea triloba cultivar NCNSP0323 chromosome 8, ASM357664v1 DNA includes these proteins:
- the LOC116026556 gene encoding probable xyloglucan galactosyltransferase GT19, producing the protein MPPPSPPRIPPLLSLLILAAAVVGAAAVPQDSDLEPDCAGRWIHIRHLPPRFNLDLISNCSQYPIFDDFCPYLPNHGLGQKTHSSSHSWYRTDPYMLELVFHRRMLEYPCLTADPSRAAAVYLPYYAGLDSLRYLFGREANSSFRHGLDLYDYISRVDSPGVWARNLGHDHFLVMARPAWDFTQPLTNDPPVFGTSFLEIPAFYNLTALTLEARAYPWQETAIPYPTSFHPPNLAFYESWVNRVKRSRRTALMLFAGGGGISANPNIRRSIRLECDNSTNFNINGTGYHKVCDFVDCSNGICEHDPIKFMKPMLQATFCLQPPGDTPTRRATFDGILAGCIPVFFDDLTAKKQYKWHLPVEKYDEFSVFIPKEEVVFNGLSIVDVLMSIPRAKVRRMREKVIEMMPRVMYRKHGSSLGLRNKKDAIDIAVEGTLERIRSKLQEFPAQ; encoded by the coding sequence ATGCCCCCGCCATCGCCGCCGCGCATTCCTCCTCTTCTCTCCCTCCTAATCCTCGCCGCCGCCGTCGTCGGCGCGGCGGCCGTTCCCCAAGATTCCGATCTGGAACCCGACTGCGCCGGCCGATGGATCCACATCCGCCATCTCCCGCCGCGCTTCAACCTCGACCTCATCTCCAATTGCTCTCAATACCCAATTTTCGACGATTTCTGCCCTTACCTCCCTAACCACGGCCTCGGCCAGAAAACCCATAGCTCCTCTCATAGCTGGTACCGCACAGACCCATATATGCTCGAGCTCGTCTTCCACCGCCGTATGCTCGAGTACCCCTGCCTCACCGCCGACCCCTCACGCGCCGCCGCGGTCTACCTCCCGTACTACGCCGGCCTGGATAGCCTCCGGTATCTATTCGGCCGCGAAGCCAATTCCAGTTTCCGGCACGGGCTCGATTTGTACGATTATATATCCCGCGTGGACTCGCCCGGCGTGTGGGCCCGGAATCTGGGTCACGATCATTTTCTGGTAATGGCCCGCCCGGCCTGGGATTTCACGCAGCCGTTAACTAATGACCCGCCGGTGTTCGGGACCTCGTTTCTTGAAATCCCGGCGTTCTACAATTTAACGGCGTTAACGCTGGAAGCCCGGGCGTACCCGTGGCAAGAAACGGCGATTCCGTACCCCACTTCGTTCCACCCTCCCAATTTGGCGTTCTATGAGTCCTGGGTGAACCGGGTGAAACGGTCCCGGAGAACCGCCCTGATGCTCTTCGCCGGCGGCGGGGGAATCTCGGCAAACCCCAATATCCGCCGGAGCATCCGTTTAGAGTGCGATAATTCCACTAATTTCAACATAAACGGTACTGGGTACCATAAAGTTTGCGACTTTGTGGATTGTTCTAATGGGATTTGCgagcatgatccaatcaagttcATGAAGCCAATGCTGCAGGCCACATTCTGCCTGCAGCCTCCCGGGGACACCCCGACGAGGCGGGCCACGTTTGACGGGATCCTGGCCGGTTGTATCCCCGTGTTCTTCGATGATCTGACGGCCAAGAAGCAGTACAAGTGGCATTTGCCGGTGGAGAAGTATGATGAGTTCTCAGTGTTTATACCCAAAGAGGAAGTTGTGTTCAATGGATTGAGCATTGTGGATGTGTTGATGAGTATTCCCAGGGCTAAAGTTAGGAGGATGAGAGAAAAGGTTATAGAGATGATGCCCAGAGTGATGTATAGAAAGCATGGGAGTTCATTGGGGTTGAGGAACAAGAAGGATGCCATTGATATTGCAGTGGAAGGCACCCTGGAAAGAATCAGGTCTAAGCTTCAAGAATTCCCGGCTCAATGA
- the LOC116028064 gene encoding flavin-containing monooxygenase FMO GS-OX-like 4, with protein sequence MFHLHPNPMRPITSKNVAVIGAGAAGLVAARELRREGHGVVVFERESQLGGTWVYTSAVESDPLGLEPCREVVNSSLYASLRTNLPREVMGFLDYPFVDTKKARRDPRRFPGHREVLEYLRDFAGEFRVTEMVRFSTEVRYVGLVGDGKWKVRSIKRGGGSGGGGGAAADVDEVYDAVVVCNGHYTEPRIAEIPGMDVWPREQIHSHNYRVPDGFKDKVVVVIGASASAEDISREIAKVAKEVHIASRSFQTGSSAKLLGYENVWRHPMVEALSADGGVNFPDGSVIYADAILHCTGYKYHFPFLETNGVVSVDDNRVGPLYKHIFPPALAPGLSFVGLPWKVVPFILCELQSKWIARVLSGRVCLPPEEEMMADVETLYSDMEKHGTLKRYTHRVGEHQFEYDDWLAAQCDFPPIEEWRKEMYFGTGLRKRGQPETYRDLWDDEHLISQANEDFMRYIPKVPITKL encoded by the exons ATGTTCCACCTCCATCCAAATCCAATGCGTCCGATCACATCCAAGAACGTCGCCGTTATCGGCGCCGGAGCGGCGGGGCTAGTGGCGGCCCGTGAGCTCCGGCGGGAGGGACACGGCGTGGTGGTTTTTGAGCGGGAAAGCCAGCTCGGAGGGACGTGGGTGTACACTTCAGCTGTCGAGTCCGATCCGCTGGGACTTGAACCGTGCCGGGAAGTCGTTAATTCGAGCCTTTATGCTTCTCTTCGGACTAATCTCCCCCGGGAAGTAATGGGTTTTCTTGATTATCCGTTTGTGGACACGAAAAAGGCGCGGCGAGATCCGAGGCGATTTCCCGGTCACCGGGAAGTTCTGGAGTACTTGAGGGATTTCGCCGGCGAGTTTCGGGTTACTGAGATGGTGAGGTTTTCAACGGAGGTTAGATATGTGGGGTTGGTGGGTGATGGGAAGTGGAAAGTTCGGTCAATTAAGAGAGGTGGCGGaagcggcggcggtggcggcgcCGCCGCAGATGTAGACGAGGTGTATGATGCTGTGGTGGTGTGCAATGGGCACTATACGGAGCCCCGAATTGCTGAAAttccag GGATGGATGTATGGCCACGGGAGCAGATTCACAGCCACAATTATCGTGTGCCCGATGGTTTTAAAGATAAA GTCGTAGTGGTGATAGGGGCTTCTGCTAGTGCTGAAGATATCTCGAGAGAAATTGCTAAAGTTGCTAAAGAGGTCCATATTGCATCGAGGTCGTTTCAAACTGGAAGCTCGGCAAAGTTGCTCGGGTATGAAAACGTTTGGCGCCACCCCATG GTAGAAGCTCTCAGCGCTGATGGTGGAGTGAATTTTCCCGATGGAAGTGTAATTTATGCCGACGCTATCCTACACTGTACTGG gtACAAGTATCATTTTCCGTTCCTTGAAACCAATGGTGTTGTAAGCGTGGATGACAACCGTGTAGGGCCACTCTACAAGCATATTTTTCCACCGGCCTTAGCCCCGGGGCTTTCATTTGTTGGGCTCCCGTGGAAG GTCGTTCCATTTATTTTGTGTGAATTACAGAGCAAGTGGATTGCCCGGGTCCTATCCGGCCGAGTTTGTCTTCCACCGGAGGAGGAAATGATGGCTGACGTTGAAACTCTCTACTCCGATATGGAGAAACATGGCACGCTAAAAAGATACACCCATCGAGTAGGCGAGCATCAG TTTGAGTATGACGACTGGCTAGCTGCCCAGTGTGATTTTCCGCCAATCGAAGAATGGAGAAAGGAAATGTATTTCGGGACTGGCCTGAGAAAAAGAGGGCAGCCCGAGACGTACCGCGATCTATGGGACGATGAACACTTGATTTCACAGGCAAATGAAGACTTCATGAGATATATTCCAAAGGTCCCAATAACTAAACTGTGA
- the LOC116027978 gene encoding uncharacterized protein LOC116027978: MFIKGDYNLKFGPRHDECPGEVLKFGMFKQEDTFRKQVCELHQAKLDDTILRSRIGPFSSYTEPVPVPVEKTFCPIPVANAEHGGILTGIQRNLSSPRDCFTRYVSDKGRDPLAKGYYCCSSRQPTETNHFLHDEAATFSLEEVDLSLSIGRNNQKKRGSNNVWDHVIDSKESNKMCTNAGVKTLSAPGCAAYFGDRCDLKSNSSLSNGLSRNQSNGNQISHSSVNVSTSFLEKNFSNEGVERCYEEHISESKPTMGKPFPFRDGALLDLNIPLLDESSFQRDNVGGLVSSDSEDLSNTTKEPETHLRNSSNEAFQNTDSSLAAKSTGQRDVKSSDNSDMRFQKGKAAEVDDQTQEGASSLIYFMSECLREQCHTIEASKPDNREHERNLQPECSDSFEANVLKLTECSVDDCCVSSEPFEVNTTHKKDYGITLRRGRRMKDFRKDILPSLASLARHEISEDMHLMQTILRSREYKKNISKMKGRENQFKTTRNRRSR, encoded by the exons ATGTTTATTAAGGGGGATTACAACCTGAAGTTCGGGCCTAGACATGACGAATGTCCCGGAGAAGTTCTAAAATTTGGAATGTTCAAACAGGAGGACACGTTCAGGAAGCAG GTTTGTGAGTTGCATCAGGCAAAGTTAGATGACACAATCCTACGGTCCCGTATAGGTCCCTTTTCAAGTTATACTGAACCTGTGCCAGTGCCAGTTGAGAAGACCTTTTGCCCAATTCCCGTAGCAAATGCAGAGCACGGAGGTATTTTAACTGGGATCCAACGAAATTTGTCTAGTCCTCGAGATTGTTTCACTCGATATGTTAGTGACAAAGGCAGGGACCCTTTAGCTAAAGGATATTACTGCTGTAGCTCAAGGCAGCCAACAGAgacaaatcattttcttcatgaTGAAGCGGCAACGTTTTCGTTGGAAGAGGTTGATCTCTCATTAAGCATTGGTAGGAACAATCAGAAAAAGCGGGGCAGCAATAATGTTTGGGATCATGTAATTGATTCAAAGGAATCAAATAAAATGTGTACAAATGCAGGTGTAAAGACTCTCTCTGCACCGGGCTGTGCTGCTTATTTTGGGGATAGGTGTGATCTCAAGTCGAATTCGAGCCTTTCAAATGGATTAAGCAGAAATCAATCAAACGGGAATCAAATAAGTCACTCAAGCGTAAATGTCAGCACAAGTTTTCTCGAGAAGAACTTCTCCAATGAAG GAGTTGAACGGTGCTACGAGGAACACATCTCCGAAAGTAAGCCCACCATGGGCAAGCCTTTTCCATTTCGCGATGGAGCACTTCTAGACCTTAACATACCATTGCTCGATGAATCATCATTTCAACGAGATAATGTTGGTGGCTTGGTCAGTTCTGATTCTGAAGACTTATCAAACACAACCAAGGAACCCGAAACTCATTTGAGGAATTCAAGTAACGAAGCATTCCAAAACACCGACTCATCACTTGCTGCAAAATCTACTGGTCAGCGGGATGTAAAATCTTCTGATAACAGCGATATGAGATTTCAAAAGGGGAAAGCAGCAGAAGTTGATGATCAGACCCAAGAGGGGGCTTCAAGCCTAATCTATTTTATGTCAGAATGCCTAAGAGAGCAATGTCACACTATCGAAGCCAGTAAACCAGATAACAGAGAACACGAGAGGAATTTGCAGCCGGAGTGTTCTGATTCTTTTGAAGCGAATGTCCTCAAGCTGACAGAATGCAGTGTGGACGATTGCTGTGTATCCTCAGAGCCCTTCGAAGTCAACACCACACACAAGAAAGATTATGGAATCACACTGAGGAGGGGGAGAAGAATGAAAGACTTCAGAAAGGACATTCTACCTAGCTTGGCATCTCTTGCCAGACACGAGATTTCCGAAGACATGCATCTCATGCAAACAATTCTCAGATCAAGAGAATACAAGAAAAACATATCCAAGATGAAAGGCAGGGAGAATCAGTTCAAAACTACAAGAAACAGGAGATCCAGATAG
- the LOC116026758 gene encoding adenine phosphoribosyltransferase 4-like encodes MSAFREDDPRIDGIQSRIRVVPDFPKPGIMFQDITTLLLDPKAFKDTIDLFVERYKGKNISIVAGMEARGFIFGPPIALAIGAKFVPLRKPKKLPGKVLRQEYDLTYGSDCLEMHVGAVEAGDRALVVDDLIATGGTICAAMDLLERAGAEVVECACVIEVPELKGRDRLNGKPLYVLVEWQ; translated from the exons ATGTCAGCTTTCAGGGAGGACGATCCACGTATCGACGGCATTCAATCCAGAATCCGCGTCGTCCCTGACTTCCCTAAACCGG GAATAATGTTCCAGGACATCACTACACTGTTGCTGGATCCCAAAGCCTTTAAAGACACCATTGATTTGTTTGTCGAGCGCTACAAAGGCAAGAATATCTCCATAGTTGCCG GAATGGAGGCTCGGGGGTTTATATTTGGTCCGCCAATTGCGTTGGCAATCGGGGCAAAATTCGTTCCCTTGCGCAAGCCGAAGAAACTGCCAG GTAAGGTTTTGCGACAAGAGTATGACTTGACGTATGGAAGCGATTGTCTTGAGATGCACGTTGGGGCAGTAGAAGCTGGAGACCGAGCTTTGGTGGTTGATGATCTGATTGCTACGGGTGGCACTATCTGTGCAGCTATGGATTTACTCG AGCGTGCTGGGGCTGAAGTGGTCGAATGTGCATGTGTGATCGAAGTTCCAGAGCTAAAG GGCCGGGATCGGTTGAATGGGAAGCCGTTGTACGTTCTGGTGGAGTGGCAGTAG